Part of the Arthrobacter sp. MMS18-M83 genome is shown below.
CCGTGACACTGGAATTCCTGGGACCCTTGGCTGTCGCACTGCTCAGTTCGCGCCGTAAGAGCAGCGCCGTGTGTGCTGTGGCCGCGGGTGCCGGCGTAGTGGCGATTACCCAGCCGGACGCATCAATGGACTATGCCGGCATCGGTCTCGGACTCGTCGCCGCGTGCAGCTGGGCTTTCTACATCCTGCTGAACCGAACCGTCGGAAAACGCATCCAGGGTATCCAGGGGACAGCTGCCGCAACGGGGGTGTCGGCAACGCTGTACTTACCGGTCGCCGTCGCGATCTTTGTGGGCCAGCCGCTGGACGGCTTTGCCATCATCTGCGCTGTCAGTGCCGGCATCCTGGCCTCCGTGCTGCCTTACGTTGCAGATCTGATCGCGCTGCGCCGGGTCCCGGCCCAGCTGTTTGGTGTGCTCATGAGCATCAATCCGGTGTTCGCAGCGATCATTGGATCGCTTGCCCTAAACCAGGAACTCAATGTTGGGCAGTGGGCCGGGATTGCGCTGATCATCGCGGCCAACGCCGGTGCGCTGCTGCTGCGGGGCGGAAAGCAGTAGGGCAGCGTCAGGCCTCAGCCTCCCTAAGAGCCTGCTCCTCGTGTCGGTAGCCGACCGTCTCGTAAGCGACGACGATGAGCGCGGGCGATGCAGCGACGAGGAGCAGCGCGGCGCCCACACTCGCGCCGAGGCCCACCGCGACTACCGCGGATACAAGGGCGAGCGCGGCCGCGCTGAATATCCAGATGTGGTAGCGGTCGGCAGTGCGCAGCAGGAGTGAGTAGATGGTCACGAGGGTCAGTTCGAAGACGAACACTGGAAGGGCGACGGCGAGCACTGTGGCGGTGGCGTCGATGTGGCTCCCACCGGAGATGAAGATCGCCGCGCCATGGAGGCCGGCGCCGGTGCAGACGACCGCGGCGAACACGACGATGTGCAGGTAGCTCCATCCGAACGCGCGACGGCGATGATGTCCCAGTACCCGCCCGGATGGGACAGTGAAATACAACCACCACATCGCGAAGGCGAGGGCGGTGCCGCCGGAGGCGACGAGCACGACCTCGACCGACCAACCCGACCGGTCGACGACGGCCGAGATCGCGAGCACAGCGCCGAGGATCACCTCGCCGAGTGTGATGATCACGAGCAGCGAGTACCGTTCAGCGATGTGGTGCGGATGCCAGGGGGTGCCACCGTCCTTGCGCTCGGCGAGGAGCGGGCCCAACAACTCGACACCGACGAGAGCCGCGATGATCCACGACGTCGACCCGATCGGGAGCGAGGCGAAGATGAGTACCACCCATCCGACCTGGGCCACCGAAACGGCAGCCACGTAGGTCAGGCACGCCCGCCGATGCTCAGGATCATGGCGCGCAGCGCGCAGCCAGAGAGCGACCGCGGCGACACGCATGATCACGTACCCGCTTACCATGATCGCGTTGTTGACATGGCGGCCTTCGTCGATCGACCGGAAGAAGGGTGGCATGCCGAGGGCGATCACGAGCACCCCGATCATCTCGATCAACGTCGCGATGCGGAAGAACACGTCGTCGTTGTCATATGCGGAGGCCAGCCACGAGTAGTTGACCCACGCCCAGCTGATCGCGAAGACCCCAAGAACGAACCCGGTGACCGCGGCCGACCAATGTCCTTTCTCGAAGAGCAGCGCCGTCTGCGTCGAGACCGCACTGAAGGCCACGACGAAGACGAGGTCGAAGAGAAGCTCGAGCGGCGTCGAGGTCCGGTGTTGCTCGGCTGGATCGCGCCCCGACATACGTCCGAGCCGATGAGTGAGGCTCATACATGAAAGTTACTCCGATGGGGCGCTGCCGGGGAGGACTATCCGCCCCACGGGCAGGATCGGGCGCATGGCAAAGAAGACATTCCGCCGACGCTGACGGGTTGCCTACGCTCCCGATCCCCTTCCAAGTCAGGATTAACTTCTATAACGTCAAGGCCATGAACACGGTCCCGGAGGCTGGCGAACCCGTGGAACCGTTCCGTGTCGTCATCGGCTTCAACAATCAGGAACTCTCGACTTTGGTGTTCCGGCCATCCCCTTCACCAGCACCACTGATGCGGTGGATCATGTCGCCGCGAAGACCTGCTGCTTCGCCGTCACCTCAGATGAGGCGGGCGCCCCCACAACGTGCGCCCCGCACGGCTACGACGACCTGTTTGCGCGGAAGATAGTGCCGAACCCGGTGCTTGTTCCCCAAGATGTGTACGAGACGAAGACCAGACGGTGGAGGACGGAATGGCCCACGCTGACGGTGCTGCCATGGCCCACAGACGAAAAACCGCGTTAACCCACCCACGTACCCTCACTAGTAAGTATACTTACTAGTGAATGCCCGAGGCCGCCGGCCAGGGCACGCAAACAAACAAGGGAGACTCACATGTTGCTTTGGATAGCCATCGTTATCGCCGTTCTCTGGCTTCTCGGCTTTATCGGCAACATCGGCGGCGGGCTCATTCACCTGCTTCTGGTTATTGCCGTGGTCGTTTTGATTTTCCACTTCATCCGCGGCAGGTCACGCGTGTAGGGGTCTATGCCGGTTTCGATGACGGCGCCGTTGGCCGGCGAAGGACCGACCAACGGGCGAGGCTTGCGCCGGAGCTTTCCGCCCAGAAGCTTATGGGTTTGAATTGGTGTTCCTAGCCGTCCGGGTGGATTTCCCTCGCACTCACCCGCCCAGACTACGGCGTGAGGCCACCCACGTCGGGACCTAGCCTTCAACTGCCCCCGGCCTCTGCTTCTTCAAAGGGCGCCGGGGACTCTACCCTGCCTAGGAGCGACAGCCGACTTGCGATTCTGGCCAAGTCAACGGGCTGGGCACTTGTATGGGGGGAGCCTGTTCGGTGGGCCGGGTCCTGGGTGAGATCAGCGGCTAAGTCCCAATCCAGGGGGCCATGGCCTACGAGGAACAGGGTGATGTCCTGGTCGTACAGGACATCCACCAGGTTGCTGAACCTATGCCACGCGGGGGCGGAACCGGCGGCCGACTCCACCGTTGGCGAGGGGACGCCGTCGACCACCCAGGTCTTGTAGTCCATTGCCAAGGCCAGGTAGTCAGCCGTCGACGTCAGCCCGCCGCATAACTCGGAGAAACTGATCCAGAGCGTATCGTCTGCCGCTTTGGCGGTGAGCCGTTGCGCCGTGGGGGAGAGGACCCGTTCTTGTGACCTCGACGGCGGGAACAAACCGAAGGCGCCCAGCTGCGCCGTCGTCCCGGGTGTGATGATCCTGCCCCTGCTGAAGGCCTCCTGTCCGGGAATCACTTGAGCCAGTTTTTCCGCGTGAAGATGACGTACATGAGCAAGCCCGCCGCGCTCGCTTCGTTTTGCCGGTTCGCGGTCAGCGTGCCATCGAGGGTCAGGGCGTTCTGCAGCAGGTCGCGGAACCCATTGGCGCGGGAAATCACTTGTTCGACAGTCCGAACTCGGCAGCCACTGCCGCCATTTCCGTCTCGTCCGGCCGGTACAGTCCAAGCCACACCATTCCGCCGTGGGCGGCCAGTGTTTCGACACTCTGCTCGAGGCTTCCCGGAGTCGCGGTCCGGATGCCGTTGACGTAGACGGCGTTGTCAATGATGGTCACGAGGCTATTCTCCTCCCGTTATTGCCATGCCCCGATGATTGATCCGGCCACAGTCATGGCCACGATGTCATGGCCGGAATCGATGAGCGTCAGGGCGGACGGCCTACCCGCGAAACCGTTATGGATGACGTGGCCTCCGGCGCGGAAAACCATGGCAACTACCAACGCGAAGAAACCGCCGGACACGCTTCCGTGCACCCCCAACTTGCCGATGAGAACTGCCAGCAAGATGCTCGTCAGAGCTGCGGCAATCATCATGGGGATCCAGATCCGGGCGCCGCCGTCGATCTTCTTGAGGTCTTCCTCGGTCTTGCCGATGGCCTGCATCCATCGCCGGCCGAGGACTGCCGGCATGTACCAGACAAATCCAATGACCATGCTGGAAACGAAGGCCACCAGTATGGCCAGCCAGTTGAGTTGCGCTAGAGAAGAGAGCCAATTCATTCTGGAATCCTAGTCGGCTTCGCTGAGGGGCGATTCGGCCGCAGGCTGCCCTTTGCCCCGTTTCGCGGTGCTGGCCGTTTCGGCAGCGTCCACGAGCCTGCCGATGAGGGGTTCTGTCCGGTAGGGGATGTGGGTGTGCAGGGCGAGGACTGTTTCCGTTCGGATGACGCCCTTGATTCTGAGGATGGAGCGAAGCGCGGTTTGCAGGTTGTGCGTGTCGGTGGCCACCACCCTGCACAAGAGATCGCCCCTTCCGGAGATTTCATGCACCTCGAGTACCTGGGGGATGCGGCGCAAGGCTCCGATCACGCCGTCGAGTTCCCGGTGTGTCACCTCCAGGGTGACGAACCCGACGACGTCGTACCCCACCTTTTCGAGGTCGACTTCGCGGCCGCCGTCGTTCAGTACGCCTGAGCGAACCAGGCGGCGCATCCTCGATTGAGCGGTGTTGCGCGCAATCCCCAGGGACTCGCCGAGTTCGCCGATCTGAACCCTGGGATCACGGATCAACTCCAGGAGGATTTTCAGGTCCGTCGGGTCGAGGGTGCTCACGTCATCGCTCCAGATCATTCGTGGTCATCAGTGGTGATCACTTTTGACTGTTTTGATCAATTGTTGCATGCCTAGCTGCCCTATGTAGCAGGTCTGCGGAATCCTATTGCCATCAATGTTTGGGCCATGACCGTCCCGGCCCACGAGGCCAGGTTTCGGGATGGCCGCTGAGGCGAAGGCACGGAAATGACTGTCTTTAGCGAACTGCGCATGCGCCCGGCCACCGCCGAGCGCTGGGGCTGGGATGCTTCCATTACGGCACGGCTGGTCTTGGCCGGCGTCGTCATGTTCACACTGCTGGTCGGCGCCAACCTGGCGAGTCCGCTGTATTCGCTGCTTCAAGCGGAACTGGGGATAACCTCGCTGGGTGTGACCATTGCCTTTGCGAGCTACGTGCTGGCGCTCGTGGCTGTGCTGATGCTCGCTGGCCACTGGTCGGACCATATTGGCAGGCGCGCGGCCCTGGTGCTGGCTGTTCTCGTCGGCCTGGTGGGCGGACTGGTCTTCGCCAACGCGCACAACCTCTTCATGCTCTCAGCTGGACGCATGCTCCAGGGCGTCGCCGTCGGTCTTGCCACCGGGGCGAGCTCGGCAGCGCTGCGGGAATTACTCCCGTACCGGCCGGAATGGGCCTCGCGCTTCACCTTGCTTTCGTCTTCCGGCGGGGTGGCCGCCGGTCCTGCCATCGGCGGACTGCTTTCGCTGCTCCCGGGTGCAACCTCTACGCCGTTCATCATCCACGCCGCAGTGCTTCTCCTTTTGCTGGTGCCACTGTGGCTTCTCAAAGCGCGGCCTGCGATTCGGCCTGCCGAAGGTCCGCGGCCCTACACGGTCCTCGCCCCTCGCAGGCCCTCGGTGTCTAGGGAGGCAAGGGGAGCGTTTTGGCTCGCCTCGAGCGTGGGATTCCTGAGCTTTGCCGTGTTCGGATTCTGCCTTTCGCTCGCGCCCGGCTACTTCGCCGTCGTCGTGCACGCCGATTCGCGCCCTATGACCGGGCTGCTCGCCGGGCTGACGCTTGGTGCGTCCGCGCTAAGCCAACTGCTGACCGCCCGCGGCCGGTTCGCAGTGCCCACAGGACTGGCTGTCTTGGGGGTTTCCATTGTGCTTGTAGGTGCCGCGGGGTCTCTGTCCAGCCCGGTGCTGCTGGTGGCGGCGAGCTTGTCTGCCGGTGTTGGGCAGGGCATCGCGTTCCGGCTGGTGTTCAATGACGTTGCAGGAAAAGTGGAGGCATCGCGGCATGCCCAGATCATCAGCACGGTTTACGTCATCACCTACCTCGGCAGCGCTGTGCCCGTCATCGGGCTGGGCCTGGCGGCTTCGGTACTTGGACTGGATGTCGCGGCCAACTATTTCACCGTGGTGTGCGGATTGGCAGCCATGGCGCTCGCGTCCGTGTCCTTCCGCAGGGTGCTCCGGAAGGGCTGAGGGAAGGCTCATCGGGCGAGAACGACGGCGAAGCCGGCAACCGCTATTCGGGCAACGGTCCGTGGTTGCCCTGGATGTGCGCAAAGACCAAGGTGGTCTCGGTGTGGCCCACCACGGGGTCCGTAGCGAGGTTGTCCAGGACCCAGTCACGCAAGTCGTCGGTGTTGGCCACTGCGATGTGCAGCAGGTAGTCCACAGAGCCCGAAGTGTGGAACGTGGAGATCACTGCGGGGAGCGCCGGCACGCGGGCCGTGAAGCGGTCAATTTGGTCGCGGTCGTGGGCGCGCAGGCGCACGGCGATCAGGGCCTGGACCGAACGCCCGATAGCAGGCAGGCTGAGAACAGCTTCGAAGCCCTCGATGATGCCGCGCTCTGAGAGTGACCGCGTGCGCATGAGAGCGGTGGACGGGGCAATTCCAACCAGTTCGGCCAACTGCTTGTTGGAGATCCGGGCATCGTCAACCAAAGCCGCGAGGATGCGTTCGTCGATTGCGTCCAAGGGCTCGCTCATGCCGACGGGCCGAACGTTCTTCGGGCTGGTGCTCACGGATCCTCCTGAAAGTGCTGTCTGTTCATCATAGGTGCCAGTTTCCACTCAATCCATTCATTTGCACTGTCAATGTCCGAATTATTGCCAGATACTTACCGAATTCAACGGTGAATAATTCAAGGAGAGCAGTGACAGCCATCGACACACTTGCAGTCCACGCAGGCCGGGCCGGACTCACGGAACAGGGCGTACACGCCGTTCCGATCGACCTCTCAACGACTGCGCCCCTGCCATCTGTTCATGACGGTGGACTGGCCTACGAGCAGATGGCCACAGGAGGCGTCCACATCGAAGGTCAAAGCACCGTTTACCAGCGTCTCTGGAATCCTACGGTAGCGAGGTTCGAAGATGGCGTTGCGGCGCTCGAAGGCGCCTCGCAAGCGGTCGGTTTTGCCTCCGGCATGGCCGCCTTCACTGCCGTTTTGCTGGCAGCGCAATCGGAAGGCAAAACGCACGTAGTCGCGGTGCGGCCCCTGTACGGCGGCACGGACCACGTCCTGGCCAGCGGCCTCCTTGGCAACCAAGTCACCTTCGTGAAGGCCGACGGCGTGCGGGACGCCCTTCGCCCGGACACCGGCCTGGTGGTGGTGGAGACGCCAGCGAACCCGAGCTTGGACCTCGTGGACCTTGTCCGCTTGGTGGCCGACGCCGGGGACGTTCCGGTGCTCGTGGACAACACCTTCGCCACTCCGATTCTCCAGCAGCCGCTCAAGCATGGCGTCGCGATGGTGCTCCACAGTGCCACAAAGTTCCTGGGCGGCCATGGCGATGCCATGGGCGGAGTGGTGGCAACGAGTGCGGAATGGGCCACCCGGCTGCGCCGGGTCCGTGCGGTGACCGGAGGCATCCTGACTCCGTGGCCTGCCTACATGCTGCACCGGGGCCTTGCGACCCTACCCATCCGGGTCCGGGCCCAGCAGGACCATGCCCACAAGGTCGCAGCCGCGCTCGCCAGCCACGAACTCGTCGCCAAGGTGTACTACCCGGGGCTTCCGGAATGCGATCCCCTGCATTTGGTGGGTACTCAGATGAGCGGTCCGGGCTCGTTGATATCCTTCGACCTTGAATCCGCCGAGCACGCGGAGCGTATTCCAGGCGCGGTCCGGCTCATCACGCACGCGGTGTCACTGGGTGGAATCGACACGCTTGTCCAGCACCCCGCCGGACTGACCCACCGCCCCGTGGCCCCGGAGGCCAAGCCCCAAGCGCGCATGCTCAGGCTTTCGATCGGCTTGGAAGACCCATCCGATATCGTCGACGACCTAGTCCAGGCGATCGAGTCCACTCGGTAGCGTTCGCTATCGTCCCTGCCCAGCCGGTTTCACTGAGGAGACGACGACGGCGTCCTCCCGCGCCGGGGAGCGGTGCACGACGGCGGTGATCACCGCCGTCGTGCACCCCAGGGCGATGACTGCCCAGGCGAGTGCGCTCCACCCGAACGCCTGGAAGGCGAGCCCTCCGGCCCAGCCAATGATGCTGGAACCCAGGTAGTAAGAGAGGTTGTACAAGGAGGCAGCTTGCGCGCGTCCGCTCGTTGCGATGGTGCCGGTCCAACCCGCTCCGATGCTGTGGGCCGTGAAGAAACCGCCGGTGAAGACCACCAAACCCGCCAGGATCGCGGCGACGTTGTCCCAGAGGGTGAGTCCGAGGCCGGCCGTCATGGTCGCGATGCCGGCGAGCAGGACAGCGCGGCGGCCAAAGCGCATGGACAATCCAGCTCCCCAACGGGAGCTCACTGTTCCGGACAAATAGGCCAGGAAGATCAGGCTTACCACGGTGGCTGGCAGTCCGAACGGTTCCGCGTGCAGGCGGAATCCCAGGTAGTTGTAGACAGCCACGAATCCACCCATCAGGAGGAACGCCTGAACATAGAGGGCGAGCAGCCGTGGGTTGGAGGAGTGGCCTGCCAAGGTCTTCATTGCGCCGCGGAAACCTCCGGCCGAACTAGGGGTGAAGCGGCGCGGCTTCGGGACCAGCAGGAGGAACAGGGCGGCTGAGACCGTGGCAAGGACGGAGACCGCAAGGGCAGCGGCCCGCCATCCCCACAACTCGCCGATTGGCCCAGCGAGCAAACGGCCGGCAAGCCCGCCGAGGGTGGTGCCGGCTACGTAGCTTCCAGCAGCCAGCGCGGCGTGCACCTTGTTGACCTCTTCGTTGAGGTAGGCGATAGCGATGGCGGGAATGCCGCCCAACGCCATGCCCTCAAGTGCCCTCAGGCCCAGGACAAGGGGAAAGGTGGGGGCCATGGGGACGAGCAGGCCCAGGACAGTGGCCGCCGCGATTCCAATGGCCATGGCACGCACTCGGCCGATCCTGTCGGCTACGAATGACCACGGCAACACCGTCGCCGCGAGTCCTACCGTGGCCAGGGAAATGGTGAGTGCTGCCTCGGCTGCCGTGATGTGGAGCTCGTTCGCCATGAGTGGCAAGACCGCCTGGGTGGAGTAGAGCTGCGCGAACGTAGCGACGCCGGCCAGGGCCAGCCCGGCGAGGATCCTCCGGTACGCAGCGGAGCCCTTCAGGTGGCCTTCCCAAGGGGATTCAGTGATGCTCTTGAATGCTGCGCTTGTGCTCACCGTTTCACAGTACGGCGGCCCGAAGTGATGATTCCAATGCATGATTCATTTAGGATTGATAGCAGAACTGGATGATTTGCTCGGTTGGCGGCCTGAAAGTGGCACGTATGCACATTGAACACAAACAATTGGTCCAGCTGCTCCCCTTGTTGCCCCTGCTTGCCGAACTGGGCAGGACGGAACACATCACCGAGACGGCCGAACTGCTCGGAGTACCGCAATCGACGGTGAGCCGTGCGCTCGCCCGGGCTAGCTCCGTCGTCGGGACCGAACTGCTCATCCGCGAAGGTCGCGGCGTCCGGCTCACCCCCGCCGCAAAGACGCTGCTTCCGTATATCGAATCGGCGCTTGCGGAATTCCAGGCGGGGCTGGACGCGGTCCGCCACGAATCCGATGTTGTCCGCGGCCGAATCGCGGTGACCTTCCAGCACACTTTCGGCGAAGCAACGTTGCCGCTGCTCATGAGCGCGTTCCGGAGCCGGCACCCCTCCGCGGCATTCGAACTCAGCCAAGGAGCGCGCGCCGCTTGCCTCGAGTCGCTCATCGCGGGAGATGCCGATTTCGCCTTGACGGCGCCGGTGGCAGCCTCGGGAAGGAGTCTCGGCTCGGCGTCGCTCTACCGGGAGCCCTTGCGGCTGGTGGTCCATCACCGCCATCCGTTGGCCCAGCGGCCCAGTGCGCGGCTTGCCGAACTCAAGCATGAGCCCTTCGTTTCCATGGGTCCCGGTTTCGGCCTGCGCTCGCTGACCGACGCGATCTTCCGCGATGAGGGTTTTCGCCCGAGGGTTGCCTTCGAAAGCCAGGACTCCCACACGATCCGCGGGCTGGTGTCGGCTGGATTGGGCTACAGCATTCTGCCACCCGGAGGACTGGGACCGGGACCTCAAGGCGTTCTGGATTCCACGGATCTGGGCTGGGTGGAGGTATCGCTTGAGTCGGAGCTGGCGTACCGGGAGATTGGGATTGCGTGGCGCGAACGACGCAAGGAACCCGACCCCGT
Proteins encoded:
- a CDS encoding EamA family transporter; its protein translation is MSERSAVIGSGGSPSQKAGGVATLVASSLSNQLGAASGSLAFPIIGPLGVVAVRQLVAAAVLLPIVRPRLREFSWRQWWPVLLLAVVFGTMNLCLCASIQRIGLGLAVTLEFLGPLAVALLSSRRKSSAVCAVAAGAGVVAITQPDASMDYAGIGLGLVAACSWAFYILLNRTVGKRIQGIQGTAAATGVSATLYLPVAVAIFVGQPLDGFAIICAVSAGILASVLPYVADLIALRRVPAQLFGVLMSINPVFAAIIGSLALNQELNVGQWAGIALIIAANAGALLLRGGKQ
- a CDS encoding low temperature requirement protein A, whose translation is MSLTHRLGRMSGRDPAEQHRTSTPLELLFDLVFVVAFSAVSTQTALLFEKGHWSAAVTGFVLGVFAISWAWVNYSWLASAYDNDDVFFRIATLIEMIGVLVIALGMPPFFRSIDEGRHVNNAIMVSGYVIMRVAAVALWLRAARHDPEHRRACLTYVAAVSVAQVGWVVLIFASLPIGSTSWIIAALVGVELLGPLLAERKDGGTPWHPHHIAERYSLLVIITLGEVILGAVLAISAVVDRSGWSVEVVLVASGGTALAFAMWWLYFTVPSGRVLGHHRRRAFGWSYLHIVVFAAVVCTGAGLHGAAIFISGGSHIDATATVLAVALPVFVFELTLVTIYSLLLRTADRYHIWIFSAAALALVSAVVAVGLGASVGAALLLVAASPALIVVAYETVGYRHEEQALREAEA
- a CDS encoding nucleotidyltransferase family protein, whose protein sequence is MDHVAAKTCCFAVTSDEAGAPTTCAPHGYDDLFARKIVPNPVLVPQDVYETKTRRWRTEWPTLTVLPWPTDEKPR
- a CDS encoding lmo0937 family membrane protein, producing the protein MLLWIAIVIAVLWLLGFIGNIGGGLIHLLLVIAVVVLIFHFIRGRSRV
- the zapE gene encoding AFG1/ZapE family ATPase; translated protein: MIPGQEAFSRGRIITPGTTAQLGAFGLFPPSRSQERVLSPTAQRLTAKAADDTLWISFSELCGGLTSTADYLALAMDYKTWVVDGVPSPTVESAAGSAPAWHRFSNLVDVLYDQDITLFLVGHGPLDWDLAADLTQDPAHRTGSPHTSAQPVDLARIASRLSLLGRVESPAPFEEAEAGGS
- a CDS encoding DUF1761 domain-containing protein — encoded protein: MNWLSSLAQLNWLAILVAFVSSMVIGFVWYMPAVLGRRWMQAIGKTEEDLKKIDGGARIWIPMMIAAALTSILLAVLIGKLGVHGSVSGGFFALVVAMVFRAGGHVIHNGFAGRPSALTLIDSGHDIVAMTVAGSIIGAWQ
- a CDS encoding Lrp/AsnC family transcriptional regulator gives rise to the protein MIWSDDVSTLDPTDLKILLELIRDPRVQIGELGESLGIARNTAQSRMRRLVRSGVLNDGGREVDLEKVGYDVVGFVTLEVTHRELDGVIGALRRIPQVLEVHEISGRGDLLCRVVATDTHNLQTALRSILRIKGVIRTETVLALHTHIPYRTEPLIGRLVDAAETASTAKRGKGQPAAESPLSEAD
- a CDS encoding MFS transporter, translated to MTVFSELRMRPATAERWGWDASITARLVLAGVVMFTLLVGANLASPLYSLLQAELGITSLGVTIAFASYVLALVAVLMLAGHWSDHIGRRAALVLAVLVGLVGGLVFANAHNLFMLSAGRMLQGVAVGLATGASSAALRELLPYRPEWASRFTLLSSSGGVAAGPAIGGLLSLLPGATSTPFIIHAAVLLLLLVPLWLLKARPAIRPAEGPRPYTVLAPRRPSVSREARGAFWLASSVGFLSFAVFGFCLSLAPGYFAVVVHADSRPMTGLLAGLTLGASALSQLLTARGRFAVPTGLAVLGVSIVLVGAAGSLSSPVLLVAASLSAGVGQGIAFRLVFNDVAGKVEASRHAQIISTVYVITYLGSAVPVIGLGLAASVLGLDVAANYFTVVCGLAAMALASVSFRRVLRKG
- a CDS encoding Lrp/AsnC family transcriptional regulator — its product is MSTSPKNVRPVGMSEPLDAIDERILAALVDDARISNKQLAELVGIAPSTALMRTRSLSERGIIEGFEAVLSLPAIGRSVQALIAVRLRAHDRDQIDRFTARVPALPAVISTFHTSGSVDYLLHIAVANTDDLRDWVLDNLATDPVVGHTETTLVFAHIQGNHGPLPE
- a CDS encoding trans-sulfuration enzyme family protein; translated protein: MTAIDTLAVHAGRAGLTEQGVHAVPIDLSTTAPLPSVHDGGLAYEQMATGGVHIEGQSTVYQRLWNPTVARFEDGVAALEGASQAVGFASGMAAFTAVLLAAQSEGKTHVVAVRPLYGGTDHVLASGLLGNQVTFVKADGVRDALRPDTGLVVVETPANPSLDLVDLVRLVADAGDVPVLVDNTFATPILQQPLKHGVAMVLHSATKFLGGHGDAMGGVVATSAEWATRLRRVRAVTGGILTPWPAYMLHRGLATLPIRVRAQQDHAHKVAAALASHELVAKVYYPGLPECDPLHLVGTQMSGPGSLISFDLESAEHAERIPGAVRLITHAVSLGGIDTLVQHPAGLTHRPVAPEAKPQARMLRLSIGLEDPSDIVDDLVQAIESTR
- a CDS encoding MFS transporter, with amino-acid sequence MHWNHHFGPPYCETVSTSAAFKSITESPWEGHLKGSAAYRRILAGLALAGVATFAQLYSTQAVLPLMANELHITAAEAALTISLATVGLAATVLPWSFVADRIGRVRAMAIGIAAATVLGLLVPMAPTFPLVLGLRALEGMALGGIPAIAIAYLNEEVNKVHAALAAGSYVAGTTLGGLAGRLLAGPIGELWGWRAAALAVSVLATVSAALFLLLVPKPRRFTPSSAGGFRGAMKTLAGHSSNPRLLALYVQAFLLMGGFVAVYNYLGFRLHAEPFGLPATVVSLIFLAYLSGTVSSRWGAGLSMRFGRRAVLLAGIATMTAGLGLTLWDNVAAILAGLVVFTGGFFTAHSIGAGWTGTIATSGRAQAASLYNLSYYLGSSIIGWAGGLAFQAFGWSALAWAVIALGCTTAVITAVVHRSPAREDAVVVSSVKPAGQGR
- a CDS encoding LysR substrate-binding domain-containing protein, which codes for MHIEHKQLVQLLPLLPLLAELGRTEHITETAELLGVPQSTVSRALARASSVVGTELLIREGRGVRLTPAAKTLLPYIESALAEFQAGLDAVRHESDVVRGRIAVTFQHTFGEATLPLLMSAFRSRHPSAAFELSQGARAACLESLIAGDADFALTAPVAASGRSLGSASLYREPLRLVVHHRHPLAQRPSARLAELKHEPFVSMGPGFGLRSLTDAIFRDEGFRPRVAFESQDSHTIRGLVSAGLGYSILPPGGLGPGPQGVLDSTDLGWVEVSLESELAYREIGIAWRERRKEPDPVRLFRELVLSEGPGLLAGLVKARSGSQ